A window from Vigna angularis cultivar LongXiaoDou No.4 chromosome 7, ASM1680809v1, whole genome shotgun sequence encodes these proteins:
- the LOC108338350 gene encoding uncharacterized protein LOC108338350 isoform X3 — MGGVLHSKTSLDLNFVIVKNVLARKYKWALNELKKPIVTYEWLKQCSEEHRVVPQESYKVLPFSGLKICVTGIPADVRKEMEKLILQNGGKYSAELTKNCTHLISEAPQGDKYKVAKRWGHIHIVIKKWFDQSIARRACLNEEFFPVQHGSVSSHKVTRDLTMQHSQEKDIGKLQSAASSGTTDSNVQVSCAEFRDRDHEAMPSEFMSSVSQTRIFAKEADAEPPLQTSGELNLDNIVADDSESDDNDMYLSECRILLVGFEALEMRKLINIVRKGGGSRYMSFSDKLTHIIVGNPTEMEKKDVRSLAALGVIYVVKTSWLEDCDHKKKEVPVLRRHVAYDLLHPKASLVKGAVTESTSMDHSKSSSCHQSSHQVDFEIVKPESLEKRKEEIQDMDINGHSFRKANCRTMLQNQLPDNKLSTQGMSQHDFSVQYEKSANVFRGKLFCFSNLFPEEKRGEIVQWISQGGGEVISGQAEQIVHYTVECHGVTPMSTGDSKSWSVSSHWIRSCLEAGSLLDVDSHILYSPLPCHVPLPGFERFRFCVSQYEEKDRNLLRNLCFVLGAKFGEKLHKKVTHLLCKFTNGPKYDGARKWGIQSVTCEWIFECVKQNGLVAVDQFLPKEVTAQDQEAGLCTVSQFPTQAAQMISGMPSQLSSQSQILRGITDKNVGCGVGNHETNFKKPSVYSKKARLVEEPCLSNKMPSASNSGIHAYGKNFSEDNMLIDGGEVCRTVPDVAAAIEDLLEQTSKMHGQRSPAHTGCERGIYPSDLSVLGEDNSNPHTVFGLSKHWLNSTESIYSYRNDRKEDDGEASQDRRAGIYDGFSETQTESQVVSYEEDLSGRQSLIDKYRTRSSTQ, encoded by the exons ATGGGGGGAGTTCTACACAGTAAAACATCGTTGGATTTGAACTTTGTCATTGTGAAAAATGTTTTAGCTAGGAAGTACAAG TGGGCTTTGAATGAATTGAAGAAACCAATAGTCACGTATGAATGGCTAAAACAATGCTCAGAGGAGCATCGTGTTGTTCCTCAAGAGTCATACAAGGTCCTTCCTTTCTCTGGGTTAAAGATTTGTGTTACTGGAATTCCTGCAG ATGTTCGTAAAGAGATGGAGAAGCTTATTTTACAAAATGGTGGAAAATACTCAGCAGAATTGACGAAGAATTGCACACATTTGATTTCTGAG GCTCCACAAGGTGACAAGTATAAGGTAGCAAAACGATGGGGCCACATTCATATTGTGATAAAGAAATGGTTTGATCAATCAATTGCTCGAAGAG CATGTCTGAATGAGGAGTTCTTCCCTGTTCAGCATGGATCTGTATCTTCACATAAAGTAACTAGGGACTTAACAATGCAACATAGCCAAGAAAAGGATATTGGGAAATTGCAATCTGCGGCATCCTCAGGTACTACAGATTCAAATGTGCAAGTTTCTTGTGCTGAGTTCAGGGATAGAGATCATGAAGCTATGCCATCAGAATTTATGTCCTCAGTTTCACAAACCCGTATATTTGCTAAGGAGGCAGATGCTGAACCTCCATTGCAGACCAGTGGTGAATTGAACCTTGACAATATTGTCGCTGATGATTCTGAATCTGATGATAATGACATGTACTTATCAGAGTGCAGAATATTACTAGTTGGTTTTGAAGCTTTAGAAATGCGGAAACTAATTAATATTGTGCGCAAAGGTGGAGGCTCCCGGTATATGTCTTTTAGTGACAAATTGACACACATAATAGTTGGGAATCCTACTGAAAT GGAAAAGAAGGATGTAAGGAGTCTCGCTGCTTTAGGTGTAATTTATGTTGTTAAAACCTCATGGCTTGAAGATTGTGAccataaaaagaaagaagtcCCAGTGCTTAGGAGACACGTTGCGTATGATCTACTTCATCCAAAAG CAAGCTTGGTAAAAGGAGCTGTAACAGAAAGCACATCTATGGATCACAGTAAAAGCTCCAGCTGTCATCAAAGCTCGCACCAGGTGGACTTTGAAATTGTGAAGCCAGAATctttagagaaaagaaaagaagagatacAAGATATGGATATAAATGGTCACTCATTCCGTAAAGCAAATTGTAGAACAATGTTGCAAAATCAACTTCCTGATAATAAATTGAGCACACAAGGAATGAGCCAGCATGACTTCAGTGTTCAATATGAAAAATCAGCAAATGTTTTCAGAGGAAAactgttttgtttttcaaatttgtttccTGAAGAAAAG AGAGGTGAGATTGTTCAATGGATAAGTCAAGGGGGAGGAGAGGTAATAAGTGGGCAAGCAGAACAGATTGTCCACTATACTGTTGAGTGTCATGGTGTAACACCCATGTCGACTGGTGATTCGAAGAGTTGGTCTGTTTCCAGTCACTGGATACGATCTTGTTTGGAG GCTGGATCCTTGCTGGATGTTGATAGTCACATTCTTTATTCTCCACTTCCCTGCCATGTTCCCTTGCCTGGATTTGAAAGATTCAGGTTTTGTGTTTCACAGTATGAGGAGAAAGACAGAAATCTCCTAAGAAACTTGTGTTTTGTACTAGGAGCTAAATTTGGGGAGAAGTTGCATAAGAAGGTTACGCATTTGTTGTGTAAATTCACCAATGGACCCAAGTATGATGGTGCTCGTAAATGGGGGATTCAATCAGTTACATGTGAATGGATATTTGAATGCGTCAAACAG AATGGACTTGTTGCCGTTGATCAATTTTTACCAAAAGAAGTAACTGCTCAAGATCAAGAGGCAGGACTTTGCACCGTAAGTCAGTTTCCTACCCAGGCTGCTCAAATGATAAGTGGCATGCCCTCGCAATTGTCAAGTCAATCACAAATTTTGAGAGGCATCACAGATAAAAATGTGGGTTGTGGAGTTGGTAATCATGAGACCAATTTTAAGAAACCAAGTGTTTATAGCAAAAAGGCAAGACTTGTGGAAGAACCTTGCCTATCCAACAAGATGCCTTCGGCATCAAATTCAGGTATCCATGCCTATGGAAAGAATTTTTCTGAAGACAATATGCTAATAGATGGTGGAGAGGTTTGTCGTACTGTTCCTGATGTTGCTGCTGCAATTGAGGACTTGTTAGAGCAGACTAGTAAG ATGCATGGTCAGAGGTCCCCAGCACATACAGGGTGTGAGAGAGGT ATTTACCCATCTGATCTTTCAGTCCTTGGTGAAGATAATTCCAATCCCCATACCGTTTTTGGGTTATCTAAACACTGGTTAAACAG TACTGAGAGCATATATTCTTATAGAAATGACAGAAAGGAAGATGATGGGGAGGCTTCTCAAGACAGACGAGCAGGAATATACGATGGTTTTAGTGAAACACAGACAGAATCTCAG GTTGTTAGTTATGAAGAAGATTTGTCAGGAAGGCAAAGCCTTATAGATAAATACCGAACTCGAAGTAGCACGCAGTGA
- the LOC108338350 gene encoding uncharacterized protein LOC108338350 isoform X4, producing the protein MAKTMLRGASCCSSRVIQDVRKEMEKLILQNGGKYSAELTKNCTHLISEAPQGDKYKVAKRWGHIHIVIKKWFDQSIARRACLNEEFFPVQHGSVSSHKVTRDLTMQHSQEKDIGKLQSAASSGTTDSNVQVSCAEFRDRDHEAMPSEFMSSVSQTRIFAKEADAEPPLQTSGELNLDNIVADDSESDDNDMYLSECRILLVGFEALEMRKLINIVRKGGGSRYMSFSDKLTHIIVGNPTEMEKKDVRSLAALGVIYVVKTSWLEDCDHKKKEVPVLRRHVAYDLLHPKASLVKGAVTESTSMDHSKSSSCHQSSHQVDFEIVKPESLEKRKEEIQDMDINGHSFRKANCRTMLQNQLPDNKLSTQGMSQHDFSVQYEKSANVFRGKLFCFSNLFPEEKRGEIVQWISQGGGEVISGQAEQIVHYTVECHGVTPMSTGDSKSWSVSSHWIRSCLEAGSLLDVDSHILYSPLPCHVPLPGFERFRFCVSQYEEKDRNLLRNLCFVLGAKFGEKLHKKVTHLLCKFTNGPKYDGARKWGIQSVTCEWIFECVKQNGLVAVDQFLPKEVTAQDQEAGLCTVSQFPTQAAQMISGMPSQLSSQSQILRGITDKNVGCGVGNHETNFKKPSVYSKKARLVEEPCLSNKMPSASNSGIHAYGKNFSEDNMLIDGGEVCRTVPDVAAAIEDLLEQTSKMHGQRSPAHTGCERGIYPSDLSVLGEDNSNPHTVFGLSKHWLNSTESIYSYRNDRKEDDGEASQDRRAGIYDGFSETQTESQVVSYEEDLSGRQSLIDKYRTRSSTQ; encoded by the exons ATGGCTAAAACAATGCTCAGAGGAGCATCGTGTTGTTCCTCAAGAGTCATACAAG ATGTTCGTAAAGAGATGGAGAAGCTTATTTTACAAAATGGTGGAAAATACTCAGCAGAATTGACGAAGAATTGCACACATTTGATTTCTGAG GCTCCACAAGGTGACAAGTATAAGGTAGCAAAACGATGGGGCCACATTCATATTGTGATAAAGAAATGGTTTGATCAATCAATTGCTCGAAGAG CATGTCTGAATGAGGAGTTCTTCCCTGTTCAGCATGGATCTGTATCTTCACATAAAGTAACTAGGGACTTAACAATGCAACATAGCCAAGAAAAGGATATTGGGAAATTGCAATCTGCGGCATCCTCAGGTACTACAGATTCAAATGTGCAAGTTTCTTGTGCTGAGTTCAGGGATAGAGATCATGAAGCTATGCCATCAGAATTTATGTCCTCAGTTTCACAAACCCGTATATTTGCTAAGGAGGCAGATGCTGAACCTCCATTGCAGACCAGTGGTGAATTGAACCTTGACAATATTGTCGCTGATGATTCTGAATCTGATGATAATGACATGTACTTATCAGAGTGCAGAATATTACTAGTTGGTTTTGAAGCTTTAGAAATGCGGAAACTAATTAATATTGTGCGCAAAGGTGGAGGCTCCCGGTATATGTCTTTTAGTGACAAATTGACACACATAATAGTTGGGAATCCTACTGAAAT GGAAAAGAAGGATGTAAGGAGTCTCGCTGCTTTAGGTGTAATTTATGTTGTTAAAACCTCATGGCTTGAAGATTGTGAccataaaaagaaagaagtcCCAGTGCTTAGGAGACACGTTGCGTATGATCTACTTCATCCAAAAG CAAGCTTGGTAAAAGGAGCTGTAACAGAAAGCACATCTATGGATCACAGTAAAAGCTCCAGCTGTCATCAAAGCTCGCACCAGGTGGACTTTGAAATTGTGAAGCCAGAATctttagagaaaagaaaagaagagatacAAGATATGGATATAAATGGTCACTCATTCCGTAAAGCAAATTGTAGAACAATGTTGCAAAATCAACTTCCTGATAATAAATTGAGCACACAAGGAATGAGCCAGCATGACTTCAGTGTTCAATATGAAAAATCAGCAAATGTTTTCAGAGGAAAactgttttgtttttcaaatttgtttccTGAAGAAAAG AGAGGTGAGATTGTTCAATGGATAAGTCAAGGGGGAGGAGAGGTAATAAGTGGGCAAGCAGAACAGATTGTCCACTATACTGTTGAGTGTCATGGTGTAACACCCATGTCGACTGGTGATTCGAAGAGTTGGTCTGTTTCCAGTCACTGGATACGATCTTGTTTGGAG GCTGGATCCTTGCTGGATGTTGATAGTCACATTCTTTATTCTCCACTTCCCTGCCATGTTCCCTTGCCTGGATTTGAAAGATTCAGGTTTTGTGTTTCACAGTATGAGGAGAAAGACAGAAATCTCCTAAGAAACTTGTGTTTTGTACTAGGAGCTAAATTTGGGGAGAAGTTGCATAAGAAGGTTACGCATTTGTTGTGTAAATTCACCAATGGACCCAAGTATGATGGTGCTCGTAAATGGGGGATTCAATCAGTTACATGTGAATGGATATTTGAATGCGTCAAACAG AATGGACTTGTTGCCGTTGATCAATTTTTACCAAAAGAAGTAACTGCTCAAGATCAAGAGGCAGGACTTTGCACCGTAAGTCAGTTTCCTACCCAGGCTGCTCAAATGATAAGTGGCATGCCCTCGCAATTGTCAAGTCAATCACAAATTTTGAGAGGCATCACAGATAAAAATGTGGGTTGTGGAGTTGGTAATCATGAGACCAATTTTAAGAAACCAAGTGTTTATAGCAAAAAGGCAAGACTTGTGGAAGAACCTTGCCTATCCAACAAGATGCCTTCGGCATCAAATTCAGGTATCCATGCCTATGGAAAGAATTTTTCTGAAGACAATATGCTAATAGATGGTGGAGAGGTTTGTCGTACTGTTCCTGATGTTGCTGCTGCAATTGAGGACTTGTTAGAGCAGACTAGTAAG ATGCATGGTCAGAGGTCCCCAGCACATACAGGGTGTGAGAGAGGT ATTTACCCATCTGATCTTTCAGTCCTTGGTGAAGATAATTCCAATCCCCATACCGTTTTTGGGTTATCTAAACACTGGTTAAACAG TACTGAGAGCATATATTCTTATAGAAATGACAGAAAGGAAGATGATGGGGAGGCTTCTCAAGACAGACGAGCAGGAATATACGATGGTTTTAGTGAAACACAGACAGAATCTCAG GTTGTTAGTTATGAAGAAGATTTGTCAGGAAGGCAAAGCCTTATAGATAAATACCGAACTCGAAGTAGCACGCAGTGA
- the LOC108338350 gene encoding uncharacterized protein LOC108338350 isoform X2 → MLKTKTLKMKAFQGANVFMSRNLVPPEVFDALHDAVKDNGAQLHLCCDPFRNGPDDYHIIASSKHEKFDDLKSKGCKLLGPRCVLSCAKGGRPLPKQGFTCCLAMDGVKVLASGFDTEEKVKIEELVAEMGGVLHSKTSLDLNFVIVKNVLARKYKWALNELKKPIVTYEWLKQCSEEHRVVPQESYKVLPFSGLKICVTGIPADVRKEMEKLILQNGGKYSAELTKNCTHLISEAPQGDKYKVAKRWGHIHIVIKKWFDQSIARRACLNEEFFPVQHGSVSSHKVTRDLTMQHSQEKDIGKLQSAASSGTTDSNVQVSCAEFRDRDHEAMPSEFMSSVSQTRIFAKEADAEPPLQTSGELNLDNIVADDSESDDNDMYLSECRILLVGFEALEMRKLINIVRKGGGSRYMSFSDKLTHIIVGNPTEMEKKDVRSLAALGVIYVVKTSWLEDCDHKKKEVPVLRRHVAYDLLHPKASLVKGAVTESTSMDHSKSSSCHQSSHQVDFEIVKPESLEKRKEEIQDMDINGHSFRKANCRTMLQNQLPDNKLSTQGMSQHDFSVQYEKSANVFRGKLFCFSNLFPEEKRGEIVQWISQGGGEVISGQAEQIVHYTVECHGVTPMSTGDSKSWSVSSHWIRSCLEAGSLLDVDSHILYSPLPCHVPLPGFERFRFCVSQYEEKDRNLLRNLCFVLGAKFGEKLHKKVTHLLCKFTNGPKYDGARKWGIQSVTCEWIFECVKQNGLVAVDQFLPKEVTAQDQEAGLCTVSQFPTQAAQMISGMPSQLSSQSQILRGITDKNVGCGVGNHETNFKKPSVYSKKARLVEEPCLSNKMPSASNSGIHAYGKNFSEDNMLIDGGEVCRTVPDVAAAIEDLLEQTSKMHGQRSPAHTGCERGIYPSDLSVLGEDNSNPHTVFGLSKHWLNRNDRKEDDGEASQDRRAGIYDGFSETQTESQVVSYEEDLSGRQSLIDKYRTRSSTQ, encoded by the exons ATGTTGAAGACGAAGACGTTGAAGATGAAAGCATTCCAAGGCGCCAATGTGTTCATGTCGCGAAACCTCGTGCCGCCGGAAGTCTTCGACGCGCTGCACGATGCCGTTAAAGATAACGGTGCTCAACTCCACCTCTGCTGCGATCCTTTCCGTAACGGCCCCGACGATTACCACATCATTGCTTCCAGTAAACAC GAGAAGTTCGATGATCTCAAATCCAAGGGCTGCAAGTTGCTTG GTCCTAGATGTGTTCTTTCGTGTGCCAAAGGTGGAAGGCCTTTGCCTAAACAAGGCTTCACTTGTTGCCTTGCCATGGACGGCGTCAAAGTACTTGCATCTGGCTTTGATACGGAAGAGAAG GTTAAGATAGAAGAGTTAGTGGCGGAAATGGGGGGAGTTCTACACAGTAAAACATCGTTGGATTTGAACTTTGTCATTGTGAAAAATGTTTTAGCTAGGAAGTACAAG TGGGCTTTGAATGAATTGAAGAAACCAATAGTCACGTATGAATGGCTAAAACAATGCTCAGAGGAGCATCGTGTTGTTCCTCAAGAGTCATACAAGGTCCTTCCTTTCTCTGGGTTAAAGATTTGTGTTACTGGAATTCCTGCAG ATGTTCGTAAAGAGATGGAGAAGCTTATTTTACAAAATGGTGGAAAATACTCAGCAGAATTGACGAAGAATTGCACACATTTGATTTCTGAG GCTCCACAAGGTGACAAGTATAAGGTAGCAAAACGATGGGGCCACATTCATATTGTGATAAAGAAATGGTTTGATCAATCAATTGCTCGAAGAG CATGTCTGAATGAGGAGTTCTTCCCTGTTCAGCATGGATCTGTATCTTCACATAAAGTAACTAGGGACTTAACAATGCAACATAGCCAAGAAAAGGATATTGGGAAATTGCAATCTGCGGCATCCTCAGGTACTACAGATTCAAATGTGCAAGTTTCTTGTGCTGAGTTCAGGGATAGAGATCATGAAGCTATGCCATCAGAATTTATGTCCTCAGTTTCACAAACCCGTATATTTGCTAAGGAGGCAGATGCTGAACCTCCATTGCAGACCAGTGGTGAATTGAACCTTGACAATATTGTCGCTGATGATTCTGAATCTGATGATAATGACATGTACTTATCAGAGTGCAGAATATTACTAGTTGGTTTTGAAGCTTTAGAAATGCGGAAACTAATTAATATTGTGCGCAAAGGTGGAGGCTCCCGGTATATGTCTTTTAGTGACAAATTGACACACATAATAGTTGGGAATCCTACTGAAAT GGAAAAGAAGGATGTAAGGAGTCTCGCTGCTTTAGGTGTAATTTATGTTGTTAAAACCTCATGGCTTGAAGATTGTGAccataaaaagaaagaagtcCCAGTGCTTAGGAGACACGTTGCGTATGATCTACTTCATCCAAAAG CAAGCTTGGTAAAAGGAGCTGTAACAGAAAGCACATCTATGGATCACAGTAAAAGCTCCAGCTGTCATCAAAGCTCGCACCAGGTGGACTTTGAAATTGTGAAGCCAGAATctttagagaaaagaaaagaagagatacAAGATATGGATATAAATGGTCACTCATTCCGTAAAGCAAATTGTAGAACAATGTTGCAAAATCAACTTCCTGATAATAAATTGAGCACACAAGGAATGAGCCAGCATGACTTCAGTGTTCAATATGAAAAATCAGCAAATGTTTTCAGAGGAAAactgttttgtttttcaaatttgtttccTGAAGAAAAG AGAGGTGAGATTGTTCAATGGATAAGTCAAGGGGGAGGAGAGGTAATAAGTGGGCAAGCAGAACAGATTGTCCACTATACTGTTGAGTGTCATGGTGTAACACCCATGTCGACTGGTGATTCGAAGAGTTGGTCTGTTTCCAGTCACTGGATACGATCTTGTTTGGAG GCTGGATCCTTGCTGGATGTTGATAGTCACATTCTTTATTCTCCACTTCCCTGCCATGTTCCCTTGCCTGGATTTGAAAGATTCAGGTTTTGTGTTTCACAGTATGAGGAGAAAGACAGAAATCTCCTAAGAAACTTGTGTTTTGTACTAGGAGCTAAATTTGGGGAGAAGTTGCATAAGAAGGTTACGCATTTGTTGTGTAAATTCACCAATGGACCCAAGTATGATGGTGCTCGTAAATGGGGGATTCAATCAGTTACATGTGAATGGATATTTGAATGCGTCAAACAG AATGGACTTGTTGCCGTTGATCAATTTTTACCAAAAGAAGTAACTGCTCAAGATCAAGAGGCAGGACTTTGCACCGTAAGTCAGTTTCCTACCCAGGCTGCTCAAATGATAAGTGGCATGCCCTCGCAATTGTCAAGTCAATCACAAATTTTGAGAGGCATCACAGATAAAAATGTGGGTTGTGGAGTTGGTAATCATGAGACCAATTTTAAGAAACCAAGTGTTTATAGCAAAAAGGCAAGACTTGTGGAAGAACCTTGCCTATCCAACAAGATGCCTTCGGCATCAAATTCAGGTATCCATGCCTATGGAAAGAATTTTTCTGAAGACAATATGCTAATAGATGGTGGAGAGGTTTGTCGTACTGTTCCTGATGTTGCTGCTGCAATTGAGGACTTGTTAGAGCAGACTAGTAAG ATGCATGGTCAGAGGTCCCCAGCACATACAGGGTGTGAGAGAGGT ATTTACCCATCTGATCTTTCAGTCCTTGGTGAAGATAATTCCAATCCCCATACCGTTTTTGGGTTATCTAAACACTGGTTAAACAG AAATGACAGAAAGGAAGATGATGGGGAGGCTTCTCAAGACAGACGAGCAGGAATATACGATGGTTTTAGTGAAACACAGACAGAATCTCAG GTTGTTAGTTATGAAGAAGATTTGTCAGGAAGGCAAAGCCTTATAGATAAATACCGAACTCGAAGTAGCACGCAGTGA
- the LOC108338350 gene encoding uncharacterized protein LOC108338350 isoform X1, whose protein sequence is MLKTKTLKMKAFQGANVFMSRNLVPPEVFDALHDAVKDNGAQLHLCCDPFRNGPDDYHIIASSKHEKFDDLKSKGCKLLGPRCVLSCAKGGRPLPKQGFTCCLAMDGVKVLASGFDTEEKVKIEELVAEMGGVLHSKTSLDLNFVIVKNVLARKYKWALNELKKPIVTYEWLKQCSEEHRVVPQESYKVLPFSGLKICVTGIPADVRKEMEKLILQNGGKYSAELTKNCTHLISEAPQGDKYKVAKRWGHIHIVIKKWFDQSIARRACLNEEFFPVQHGSVSSHKVTRDLTMQHSQEKDIGKLQSAASSGTTDSNVQVSCAEFRDRDHEAMPSEFMSSVSQTRIFAKEADAEPPLQTSGELNLDNIVADDSESDDNDMYLSECRILLVGFEALEMRKLINIVRKGGGSRYMSFSDKLTHIIVGNPTEMEKKDVRSLAALGVIYVVKTSWLEDCDHKKKEVPVLRRHVAYDLLHPKASLVKGAVTESTSMDHSKSSSCHQSSHQVDFEIVKPESLEKRKEEIQDMDINGHSFRKANCRTMLQNQLPDNKLSTQGMSQHDFSVQYEKSANVFRGKLFCFSNLFPEEKRGEIVQWISQGGGEVISGQAEQIVHYTVECHGVTPMSTGDSKSWSVSSHWIRSCLEAGSLLDVDSHILYSPLPCHVPLPGFERFRFCVSQYEEKDRNLLRNLCFVLGAKFGEKLHKKVTHLLCKFTNGPKYDGARKWGIQSVTCEWIFECVKQNGLVAVDQFLPKEVTAQDQEAGLCTVSQFPTQAAQMISGMPSQLSSQSQILRGITDKNVGCGVGNHETNFKKPSVYSKKARLVEEPCLSNKMPSASNSGIHAYGKNFSEDNMLIDGGEVCRTVPDVAAAIEDLLEQTSKMHGQRSPAHTGCERGIYPSDLSVLGEDNSNPHTVFGLSKHWLNSTESIYSYRNDRKEDDGEASQDRRAGIYDGFSETQTESQVVSYEEDLSGRQSLIDKYRTRSSTQ, encoded by the exons ATGTTGAAGACGAAGACGTTGAAGATGAAAGCATTCCAAGGCGCCAATGTGTTCATGTCGCGAAACCTCGTGCCGCCGGAAGTCTTCGACGCGCTGCACGATGCCGTTAAAGATAACGGTGCTCAACTCCACCTCTGCTGCGATCCTTTCCGTAACGGCCCCGACGATTACCACATCATTGCTTCCAGTAAACAC GAGAAGTTCGATGATCTCAAATCCAAGGGCTGCAAGTTGCTTG GTCCTAGATGTGTTCTTTCGTGTGCCAAAGGTGGAAGGCCTTTGCCTAAACAAGGCTTCACTTGTTGCCTTGCCATGGACGGCGTCAAAGTACTTGCATCTGGCTTTGATACGGAAGAGAAG GTTAAGATAGAAGAGTTAGTGGCGGAAATGGGGGGAGTTCTACACAGTAAAACATCGTTGGATTTGAACTTTGTCATTGTGAAAAATGTTTTAGCTAGGAAGTACAAG TGGGCTTTGAATGAATTGAAGAAACCAATAGTCACGTATGAATGGCTAAAACAATGCTCAGAGGAGCATCGTGTTGTTCCTCAAGAGTCATACAAGGTCCTTCCTTTCTCTGGGTTAAAGATTTGTGTTACTGGAATTCCTGCAG ATGTTCGTAAAGAGATGGAGAAGCTTATTTTACAAAATGGTGGAAAATACTCAGCAGAATTGACGAAGAATTGCACACATTTGATTTCTGAG GCTCCACAAGGTGACAAGTATAAGGTAGCAAAACGATGGGGCCACATTCATATTGTGATAAAGAAATGGTTTGATCAATCAATTGCTCGAAGAG CATGTCTGAATGAGGAGTTCTTCCCTGTTCAGCATGGATCTGTATCTTCACATAAAGTAACTAGGGACTTAACAATGCAACATAGCCAAGAAAAGGATATTGGGAAATTGCAATCTGCGGCATCCTCAGGTACTACAGATTCAAATGTGCAAGTTTCTTGTGCTGAGTTCAGGGATAGAGATCATGAAGCTATGCCATCAGAATTTATGTCCTCAGTTTCACAAACCCGTATATTTGCTAAGGAGGCAGATGCTGAACCTCCATTGCAGACCAGTGGTGAATTGAACCTTGACAATATTGTCGCTGATGATTCTGAATCTGATGATAATGACATGTACTTATCAGAGTGCAGAATATTACTAGTTGGTTTTGAAGCTTTAGAAATGCGGAAACTAATTAATATTGTGCGCAAAGGTGGAGGCTCCCGGTATATGTCTTTTAGTGACAAATTGACACACATAATAGTTGGGAATCCTACTGAAAT GGAAAAGAAGGATGTAAGGAGTCTCGCTGCTTTAGGTGTAATTTATGTTGTTAAAACCTCATGGCTTGAAGATTGTGAccataaaaagaaagaagtcCCAGTGCTTAGGAGACACGTTGCGTATGATCTACTTCATCCAAAAG CAAGCTTGGTAAAAGGAGCTGTAACAGAAAGCACATCTATGGATCACAGTAAAAGCTCCAGCTGTCATCAAAGCTCGCACCAGGTGGACTTTGAAATTGTGAAGCCAGAATctttagagaaaagaaaagaagagatacAAGATATGGATATAAATGGTCACTCATTCCGTAAAGCAAATTGTAGAACAATGTTGCAAAATCAACTTCCTGATAATAAATTGAGCACACAAGGAATGAGCCAGCATGACTTCAGTGTTCAATATGAAAAATCAGCAAATGTTTTCAGAGGAAAactgttttgtttttcaaatttgtttccTGAAGAAAAG AGAGGTGAGATTGTTCAATGGATAAGTCAAGGGGGAGGAGAGGTAATAAGTGGGCAAGCAGAACAGATTGTCCACTATACTGTTGAGTGTCATGGTGTAACACCCATGTCGACTGGTGATTCGAAGAGTTGGTCTGTTTCCAGTCACTGGATACGATCTTGTTTGGAG GCTGGATCCTTGCTGGATGTTGATAGTCACATTCTTTATTCTCCACTTCCCTGCCATGTTCCCTTGCCTGGATTTGAAAGATTCAGGTTTTGTGTTTCACAGTATGAGGAGAAAGACAGAAATCTCCTAAGAAACTTGTGTTTTGTACTAGGAGCTAAATTTGGGGAGAAGTTGCATAAGAAGGTTACGCATTTGTTGTGTAAATTCACCAATGGACCCAAGTATGATGGTGCTCGTAAATGGGGGATTCAATCAGTTACATGTGAATGGATATTTGAATGCGTCAAACAG AATGGACTTGTTGCCGTTGATCAATTTTTACCAAAAGAAGTAACTGCTCAAGATCAAGAGGCAGGACTTTGCACCGTAAGTCAGTTTCCTACCCAGGCTGCTCAAATGATAAGTGGCATGCCCTCGCAATTGTCAAGTCAATCACAAATTTTGAGAGGCATCACAGATAAAAATGTGGGTTGTGGAGTTGGTAATCATGAGACCAATTTTAAGAAACCAAGTGTTTATAGCAAAAAGGCAAGACTTGTGGAAGAACCTTGCCTATCCAACAAGATGCCTTCGGCATCAAATTCAGGTATCCATGCCTATGGAAAGAATTTTTCTGAAGACAATATGCTAATAGATGGTGGAGAGGTTTGTCGTACTGTTCCTGATGTTGCTGCTGCAATTGAGGACTTGTTAGAGCAGACTAGTAAG ATGCATGGTCAGAGGTCCCCAGCACATACAGGGTGTGAGAGAGGT ATTTACCCATCTGATCTTTCAGTCCTTGGTGAAGATAATTCCAATCCCCATACCGTTTTTGGGTTATCTAAACACTGGTTAAACAG TACTGAGAGCATATATTCTTATAGAAATGACAGAAAGGAAGATGATGGGGAGGCTTCTCAAGACAGACGAGCAGGAATATACGATGGTTTTAGTGAAACACAGACAGAATCTCAG GTTGTTAGTTATGAAGAAGATTTGTCAGGAAGGCAAAGCCTTATAGATAAATACCGAACTCGAAGTAGCACGCAGTGA